The stretch of DNA GAAGCGCGTCTACGACCAGATGCCCGAACCCAAGTTCGTCGTCGGCATGGGGTCGTGTACCATCTCCGGCGGCCCGTTCCAGGAGGGGTACAACGTCGTCAAGGGCGCAGAGGAGGTCATCCCGGTGGACATCCACGTCCCCGGCTGTCCGCCCCGCCCCGAGGCGCTGGTCTACGGCGTCGCCAAGCTTCAAGAGCGCATCGCCAACGGCGAGAGTTCGCCGGTGACGGTCAAACCGTACGAACTCGAACAGTTCAGCGACCTCGACCGCGACGAGGTGGTCGACAAGCTCGCCGAACAGATCGACGAGGACGACCTCGTCATGCGATACAACTGGGCCGACTCGCCATGAGCCTCGAAAAATCGCCCCCCGAGACGGTCGAGACGGAACCGACCACGGCCGAGGAGATCGACGCCCTGTTGGGCGATCTGGTCCTCGACCGCGACGACCACCTGAACGCGCCGGGCTTCGTGGTTCGACCGGACGAGGTGCAGGACACCCTCTTCCGCCTGCGCGACGAGGCCGGCTACGATCACCTCTCCTGTGTCACGGCACAGGAGTACGAGGACCGCTACGAATCCATCTACCACCTCAAGAAGTACGACGACCCCACCGACGAGGTGAGCGTCGTCGTGCCGACGCCGACCGACGACCCCGTGAGCGAGTCGGCGGAACCCGTCTACCGCACCGCCGACTGGCACGAACGTGAGGCCTACGACCTCGTCGGCATCCAGTACGAGGACCACCCGGACCTGCGTCGCATCCTCCTCCCCGAGACGTGGCAGGGGCATCCCCTAGGCCGGGACTACGATCAGGACCGTCCGCAGATCGTCCCCCTGCGCGAACACGCTAACCCGCTGAAAGAGGACCACAAAGGCGACGAGGGCGATACGATGTTCCTCAACATCGGCCCGCACCACCCGGCGACACACGGCGTGCTCCACCTCAAGACGGTGCTGGACGGCGAGCAGGTGGTCGACGTGGAGTCGGACATCGGCTACCTCCACCGCTGCGAGGAACAGATCTGTCAGCAGGGCACCTACCGCTACCAGATCATGCCCTACCCGGACCGCTGGGACTACATCTCGGCCGGCCTGCTCAACGAGTGGGCCTACGCCCGCGTGGCGGAGGACCTCGCGGACATCGAGGTGCCGGAGTACGCACAGGTCATCCGGACGATGGGCGCCGAACTCTGTCGGATCGCGGCCCACATGCTCGCGGTCGGCACCTTCGCGCTCGACGTCTACGGCGACTTCACGGCCATCTTCATGTACGCCGTCCGGGACCGCGAGAAGGTCCAGAACATCCTCGAAGAGCTGACGGGCCAGCGCCTGATGTTCAACTACTTCCGCCTCGGCGGGGTGGTCTGGGACCTGCCCGAACCCCGTGCGGAGTTCTTCGAGCTGATTCGGGACTTCCTCGACGACCTGCCGGAGGCGCTGGAGGAGTACCACGACCTCATCTCCGCCAACGAGATCCTGCAGGTTCGAACCGTCGACACGGGCGTTCTGCCCCCGGAGGTCGCCAAGAGCTACGGGGCAACGGGACCGGTCGCCCGCGGCTCGGGGGTCGACTACGACCTGCGCCGCGACGACCCGTACGGCTACTACGACGAACTCGACTGGGACGTGCCGGTCGAGGACGGCTGTGACAACTACAGCCGCCTGCTCGTCCGTCTGCGCGAGGTGGAGGAGTCGGCGAAGATCATCGAACAGTGCGTCGACCTGCTGGAAGGCTGGCCGGAAGACGAGCGGACGATCCAGAGCAACGTTCCGCGGACGATCCGCCCGGACGACGACACCGAAATCTACCGCGCCGTCGAGGGCGCGAAGGGTGAACTCGGCATCTACATGCGCGCGGACGGTACCGAGAAGCCCGCCCGATTCAAGATCCGGAGCCCGTGCTTCTCGAACCTCCAGACGCTCCCGGAGATGTCCAACGGGGAGTACATTCCCGATCTGATCGCGTCGCTCGGCAGCCTCGACATCGTCCTCGGCGAGGTGGATCGCTGATGGGTTCGGTGCTCCTGCAGTCGGGAACGCCGACACCGACGGGCACCGCGAACGCCTCCGCGGCCAACGCCTCCGCGGGCGGCCCGGTGACGACGCTTCCCGAGACGATTTCGGGCGCGCTCGGTCTCTCGGGCACCCTCGGCGACGTGGTCGGCGGGCTGATCGGTGCCTTCCTCATCGCCAACATCATGCTCGGCATGACGGCGCTGGCCGGACCGTGGGCCAAGCGGAAGATCACGGCCGCGTTCACGGACCGCATCGCCGTCAACCGGGTCGGGCCCTTCGGCCTGCTGATCATCGTCGCCGACGCGGTGCGTCTGCTGTCGAAGGAACTGATCGTTCCGGACGGCGTCGACCGGCCGGCGTGGGACCTCGCACCGATCATCCTGCCGTTCTCGGCGCTGCTCGGCTTCGCGGTCATCCCGCTCGGAAGCGGCCTCCAGTTGGCCGACCCCGAGACGGGGATCGTCTTCGCGTTCGCGGCGGCCTCCATCGCGTCGCTCGGCCTCGTGATGGCCGGCTACGCCTCGAACAACAAGTACTCGCTGCTGGGGTCGTTGCGCTCCATCGCGCAGAACCTCGCCTACGAGATTCCGCTCGTCCTCACGGCGGCGTCGGTGATCCTCTTCGCCGGCACCTTCCGGACGAGCGAAATCGTCGCGGCCCAGACGGAGACGCTCGTCACGATCGCCGGGATCGCGATTCCGGGCTGGTACGCGTTCGTCAACCCGTTCGCGTTCGTCCTCTTCCTGGCGGCAAACATGGCGGAGATCGGACGGAATCCGTTCGACATCCCGGAGGCGCCGACGGAGATCGTCGCCGGCTACCAGACCGAGTACTCGAGTGTCTACTTCGTCCTCTTCTATCTCGGGGAGTTCATCCACATCTTCCTGGGCGGCGCGCTGATTGCCGTCCTCTTCCTCGGCGGCCCGGCCGGCCCGGTCCTACCCGGGTTCGTCTGGATGGTGATCAAGATGTGGGCGTTCTTCCTGTTCACGCAGTGGTGCCGCTCCGCGGTGCCGCGCGTGCGCATCGATCAGTTGATCGAAATCGGCTGGAAAGGCATGCTCGTGCTATCTCTGGCTAACCTGGTTCTCACGGCAGTCCTCGTGGGAGTGATCGCGTAATGATTGGAATCCTCAAAGGCATGGCAGTGACGATGAAACACGCGCTGGACGGCAAGACGTTCACCGTCGAGTATCCCGACGTGGCGCCGGAAGTGAGCCCGCGGTTCCGCGGCGTCCACAAGTTCAGCCAAGAGCGTTGCATCTGGTGTCGGCAGTGTGAGAACGTCTGTCCGAACGACACGATCCAGATCGTACAGGACGACCAGCGCAACGGCGAACAGTACAACCTCCACATCGGCCAGTGCATCTACTGCCGGCTCTGTGAGGAGGTGTGTCCGGTGGACGCCATCCTGCTGACCCAGAACTTCGAGTTCACGGCGGACACCAAAGACGACTTCGTCTACAACAAAGAACAGTTGAAGAACGTCCCCTGGTACAAGGGGATCGACCCGCTCGAATCGCGAAATCCGGATCGGAGCGCGTGGATCGGCGAGGGCGACGGCGAAATCGACTATCAGTAACAGCCGAGTCGGCGCTACGCCGTCTCGAAACGTTCAAAGGACTACCTCAAGCAAACTCAAGCAATGGTGTATGAAACGATCGCGTTCGCGCTGTTCGCCCTGATCACACTGGGCTGCAGCCTGGGCGTCGTCTTGGTCGAGGACGTGTGGCACTCCGCACTCCTCCTGGGTGGCGCCCTGCTGAGCGTCGCAGTCCATTACGTGATGATGCAGGCGGAGTTTCTCGCCGCCATGCAGATCCTCGTCTACGTGGGCGGGGTGCTCATCCTCATCACGTTCGCCGTGATGCTCACGAAATCGACCTCGGCAGCGGAATCGACATCGACGACGGAGGTGCGTGAGACGTGACGACGAAGCCGTCGCTCAAGACCGGGTCGCACCTGCTC from Haloplanus salinus encodes:
- a CDS encoding NADH-quinone oxidoreductase subunit J, which produces MVYETIAFALFALITLGCSLGVVLVEDVWHSALLLGGALLSVAVHYVMMQAEFLAAMQILVYVGGVLILITFAVMLTKSTSAAESTSTTEVRET
- a CDS encoding complex I subunit 1/NuoH family protein, which encodes MGSVLLQSGTPTPTGTANASAANASAGGPVTTLPETISGALGLSGTLGDVVGGLIGAFLIANIMLGMTALAGPWAKRKITAAFTDRIAVNRVGPFGLLIIVADAVRLLSKELIVPDGVDRPAWDLAPIILPFSALLGFAVIPLGSGLQLADPETGIVFAFAAASIASLGLVMAGYASNNKYSLLGSLRSIAQNLAYEIPLVLTAASVILFAGTFRTSEIVAAQTETLVTIAGIAIPGWYAFVNPFAFVLFLAANMAEIGRNPFDIPEAPTEIVAGYQTEYSSVYFVLFYLGEFIHIFLGGALIAVLFLGGPAGPVLPGFVWMVIKMWAFFLFTQWCRSAVPRVRIDQLIEIGWKGMLVLSLANLVLTAVLVGVIA
- a CDS encoding NADH-quinone oxidoreductase subunit D yields the protein MSLEKSPPETVETEPTTAEEIDALLGDLVLDRDDHLNAPGFVVRPDEVQDTLFRLRDEAGYDHLSCVTAQEYEDRYESIYHLKKYDDPTDEVSVVVPTPTDDPVSESAEPVYRTADWHEREAYDLVGIQYEDHPDLRRILLPETWQGHPLGRDYDQDRPQIVPLREHANPLKEDHKGDEGDTMFLNIGPHHPATHGVLHLKTVLDGEQVVDVESDIGYLHRCEEQICQQGTYRYQIMPYPDRWDYISAGLLNEWAYARVAEDLADIEVPEYAQVIRTMGAELCRIAAHMLAVGTFALDVYGDFTAIFMYAVRDREKVQNILEELTGQRLMFNYFRLGGVVWDLPEPRAEFFELIRDFLDDLPEALEEYHDLISANEILQVRTVDTGVLPPEVAKSYGATGPVARGSGVDYDLRRDDPYGYYDELDWDVPVEDGCDNYSRLLVRLREVEESAKIIEQCVDLLEGWPEDERTIQSNVPRTIRPDDDTEIYRAVEGAKGELGIYMRADGTEKPARFKIRSPCFSNLQTLPEMSNGEYIPDLIASLGSLDIVLGEVDR
- a CDS encoding NuoI/complex I 23 kDa subunit family protein, whose amino-acid sequence is MIGILKGMAVTMKHALDGKTFTVEYPDVAPEVSPRFRGVHKFSQERCIWCRQCENVCPNDTIQIVQDDQRNGEQYNLHIGQCIYCRLCEEVCPVDAILLTQNFEFTADTKDDFVYNKEQLKNVPWYKGIDPLESRNPDRSAWIGEGDGEIDYQ